Proteins from a genomic interval of Paenibacillus sp. FSL R5-0623:
- a CDS encoding glycerol-3-phosphate responsive antiterminator has protein sequence MPFEGQRMLPAAKSMKQFEAIIEGPYTYGVMLETHIAQLQSVMDEARRYDKKILLHADLVQGLKNDEYAAEYLCQHIRPAGLISTRASVIQKAKQKGITAIQRIFLLDTHALEKSYLLLAKTQPDYIEVLPGVIPHIIAEVSVRTGIPIIAGGLIRSPEEVELALGVGATAVTTSNADLIRHFEKSLTS, from the coding sequence GTGCCATTTGAGGGACAACGTATGTTGCCAGCTGCGAAGAGCATGAAGCAGTTCGAGGCGATAATTGAAGGCCCTTATACCTATGGGGTGATGCTGGAAACTCATATTGCACAGCTTCAGAGTGTAATGGACGAGGCGCGGCGGTACGACAAAAAGATACTTTTGCATGCAGATCTGGTGCAGGGATTGAAAAATGATGAGTATGCAGCAGAGTATCTGTGTCAGCACATTCGCCCTGCAGGACTGATTTCTACAAGGGCAAGTGTAATTCAAAAGGCGAAGCAGAAAGGCATTACAGCCATACAACGTATTTTTCTGCTCGACACCCATGCTCTGGAGAAAAGTTATCTGCTGCTGGCTAAAACCCAACCGGATTATATTGAAGTACTACCTGGCGTCATTCCGCATATTATTGCGGAAGTATCTGTACGTACAGGGATACCCATTATTGCAGGGGGATTGATCCGTTCACCGGAAGAGGTTGAACTTGCGCTTGGCGTCGGGGCTACGGCAGTGACCACATCCAACGCAGATCTGATCCGACACTTCGAGAAATCGCTTACATCGTAA
- a CDS encoding GTP cyclohydrolase II translates to MINSHIIQLLAPKIQTFPSGKEFIYLVGPIKLPVNLDGETKTFQWYSWMKSDKAMESGELIESLAEAELAERQQSSVLVYGDFADAQEALIRMHSICHTGDIFGSKRCDCGFQLEQSMKMIAAHGAGALFYLANHEGRGIGLFSKAMAYILQEEGLDTVDANLQLGFTDDARNYDDAIAVLRALRSAPVTLITNNPRKLAALQEAGLNVGGRVPLWGDRSAFNEKYLQTKVNRSGHLAESDGWAGAETLLPHAQA, encoded by the coding sequence ATGATCAATTCACATATTATTCAACTGCTTGCCCCCAAAATTCAGACTTTTCCGAGCGGAAAAGAGTTTATATATCTGGTAGGCCCGATTAAGCTCCCGGTAAACCTCGATGGAGAGACCAAGACATTCCAGTGGTACAGCTGGATGAAGTCAGACAAAGCCATGGAGAGCGGGGAGTTGATTGAATCCCTTGCTGAGGCTGAGTTGGCAGAGCGTCAACAATCCAGTGTTCTGGTGTATGGTGACTTTGCCGACGCACAAGAAGCGCTGATCCGGATGCATAGCATCTGTCATACAGGCGACATCTTTGGCAGCAAACGTTGTGATTGCGGCTTCCAATTGGAGCAATCCATGAAAATGATTGCCGCTCACGGGGCGGGCGCACTGTTCTACCTTGCCAACCACGAAGGACGTGGTATCGGTCTGTTCAGTAAAGCAATGGCATACATTTTGCAAGAAGAAGGTCTGGATACGGTAGATGCGAACTTGCAGCTTGGGTTCACAGACGATGCTCGCAATTATGACGATGCGATTGCTGTCTTGCGGGCGCTTCGCTCCGCACCGGTTACATTGATCACCAATAATCCACGGAAGCTGGCTGCCTTGCAGGAAGCGGGATTAAATGTGGGTGGACGTGTGCCACTATGGGGGGATCGTTCTGCTTTCAACGAGAAATATCTGCAAACGAAAGTGAATCGTTCCGGTCACTTGGCAGAAAGTGATGGCTGGGCTGGGGCAGAGACGCTGCTTCCGCATGCGCAGGCCTAA
- a CDS encoding extracellular solute-binding protein, producing the protein MVCVLLISGCSIWPGQDDSANNKKVALTLWYWNRSIDDKLIARAKEKFPNIELTAQKIGGDFKAKLKTTLAARSGEPDIVALNDWIMELFPSEDRFYNLYDLGAEDIEDQYLPWKWKQGVTPSGQMIGFPMDTGPTALFYREDLFKEAGLPSEPEDVTRQINSWDAYATAGEQLKEKFAGKVYLTDNIGSVYNQVLSQGAERYFRPDGSFIGMDSALVRTSWDTSIAFKEKGLLANADGWTPGWNAAMNNGEIASFVGAVWMKQVLQEAAPDTSGKWRVARAPGGDGNNGGSFLSILKSSEHPQEAFELVRWLQSPENQLEQYQTLNLFPSAPGVFDDPAMKEEEPFFGGQATGPVFAESAQQVPDAFFGERYPSVHNIITRRLNDVAKQNADPQQVWTDTVHRVERELQR; encoded by the coding sequence ATGGTCTGCGTCCTGCTCATAAGCGGATGCTCCATCTGGCCCGGACAGGACGATTCAGCGAACAACAAAAAGGTAGCGCTTACACTATGGTACTGGAATCGTTCCATCGATGATAAGTTGATTGCCAGGGCTAAGGAAAAGTTCCCCAATATTGAACTGACAGCTCAGAAAATCGGCGGTGATTTCAAAGCAAAGCTCAAAACAACACTCGCTGCACGCTCAGGTGAACCAGACATTGTGGCATTGAACGACTGGATCATGGAGCTATTCCCCAGTGAGGACCGTTTCTATAATCTGTATGATCTCGGTGCAGAAGATATTGAAGACCAATATCTGCCGTGGAAATGGAAGCAAGGCGTTACACCAAGTGGACAGATGATCGGGTTTCCGATGGATACCGGACCGACTGCCCTCTTCTACCGAGAAGATCTGTTTAAGGAAGCCGGATTGCCATCTGAACCCGAAGACGTTACACGCCAAATTAACAGCTGGGATGCATATGCCACTGCTGGAGAACAGCTCAAGGAGAAATTCGCAGGCAAGGTATATCTGACCGATAACATTGGAAGCGTTTACAACCAAGTGCTGTCCCAAGGTGCTGAACGTTATTTCCGTCCGGATGGCTCATTCATCGGCATGGATTCTGCTCTGGTGCGAACAAGCTGGGATACATCCATAGCTTTCAAAGAGAAGGGACTACTTGCCAATGCAGACGGTTGGACTCCGGGCTGGAACGCCGCGATGAATAATGGCGAAATCGCCTCTTTTGTAGGTGCTGTCTGGATGAAGCAAGTCCTTCAGGAAGCGGCTCCAGATACATCCGGGAAGTGGCGAGTCGCTCGGGCACCCGGGGGAGATGGCAATAACGGAGGATCATTCCTGTCCATCCTGAAGTCGAGTGAACATCCTCAGGAAGCCTTTGAACTGGTTCGCTGGCTGCAAAGTCCCGAAAATCAGTTGGAGCAATATCAGACATTGAACCTGTTCCCTTCTGCCCCAGGTGTATTTGATGACCCTGCCATGAAAGAAGAAGAACCTTTCTTCGGCGGACAGGCAACGGGGCCAGTATTTGCCGAATCGGCACAGCAAGTGCCGGATGCTTTTTTTGGAGAAAGATACCCCTCCGTACACAACATTATTACTCGAAGGCTGAATGATGTCGCGAAGCAAAATGCCGATCCTCAGCAGGTCTGGACGGATACGGTGCACCGCGTCGAGCGGGAATTACAGCGTTAA